DNA from Oncorhynchus masou masou isolate Uvic2021 chromosome 5, UVic_Omas_1.1, whole genome shotgun sequence:
GCTATTTTTACTACACTCTAAAGTGGGAATTGTATTCTGATATTATGAGGGGGTCACTAATTAATTTTCTATCACAAAAAGGGTCCCGTTTCAAAAAGTTTAGGAACCCTTGATCGAGGTGGTTTtgggtggcaggtatcctagcagTTAAATgttgctggttcaaatacctGAGCCTTCAATGTAAAAAATGTGTTGATGtccaaggcacttaaccctaattttcacctatctggtgtatatgacaataaaaaacattttaattaatTTAGAGAAAGAGTCTCCTGAGTAATTTTATATGATCAAATACATGTCCAGCAATCAGTCCTTCAATACACCCTAATCCACCCTGCTGATAACTCACCCTGGACTCCAGTTTCTGGAGCTGCTTCTTGCCTCCCTTCATGGCCAGATTCTCAGCCTCATCCAGGCGGTGCTGCAGGTCCTTGACTGTGACCTCCaggttcttcttcatcctctccagGTGAGAACTGGTGTCCTGCTCCTTCTTCAGCTCCTCAGCCATCATGGCCGCCTGGAATGGTAGTTTGTTTAATTTATGCACAAATCATAACATCCCTCTGACATCTTTATTGTGGTTAACCAGCCCAGCTACCATTTCCCTTGAGGACAAATCAAATTGATGTCATCCAAGTACTCACGTCAGTGATGGCCTTCTTGGCCTTCTCCTCTGCATTCCTGGCCTCCTGGACGATGtcgtccacctctccctgcaccTGCACCAGGTCAGTCTCCAGCTTCTTCTTGGTGTTCAGAAGGCTGGTGTTCTGAAGGAGGAAACAAGATGATTTGTTTGACTCTCAAGAGAACTGACAAGTCACAAATTCTGAAAATGTGAAAGTAAGGACTGTCGAATTCCAGGTGTGTTTAAATAGTATGCTTGGTTGAGTTTCATTGGAAATGGCATTTGACCAATACCTGGGAGTGCAGCAGTCCAACACGCTCGCTGGCGTCTACCAGCTCAGTCTCAGCCACTTTgcggcctctctctgtctgctccagaGCAACTCTCAGCTCCTCGATTTCAGCCACCATCAGGCCGTTTCTGCGCTCCACCATGGCTGCCTGCTCCTTCATGTCCTCTGCAGCGCGGACGGCATCATCAAGGTGCAATTGGGCATCCTGGGGTTCACAATGACATACGTTCATTGGGACTTGTGGAAGTAGGGCTGATAGAAATGTTCATTGTGAAGAATTTACTCAATATCCCTAACGTTCTACAGTACATAGTTCAATCTATTCAATTCCTCTGTTCTATTATCTTCTAGATTCACAAACAAATCCCTCTCCATGTTCATGTATTTGAACCTGATGTCCCAGTCCCTTTACCTTGAGCTGTCCCTGGACATTCCTCAGCTGTTTCTGGGCCTCAGAGGCCATCCTGTTGGAGTGGCTCAGCTGGATCTCCATCTCGTTCAGGTCCccctccatcttcttcttcacCCTCAGGGCATCATTCCTGCTCCTGACCTCAGAGTCCAGGGTGCTCTGCATGGAGTCAACCACCCTCTGGCTGTTCCTCTTGATCTGctccatctcctcatccttcTCTGCGATCTTCCTGTCCACCTCACCCTTGATCTGGTTCAGCTCCAGCTGCACACGCAGAATCTTAGATTCCTCGTGCTCCAGTGTTCCCTGGACAAAAAGAAGCAGTCAGGCCAATTGTGTTCAATATATGTAGGAATTAAATATATATGACTACAATAAACACCAATACAGGGATCATGGACTGTAGCTGGCGTTGGCTAGTATAACACTGCTTTTCCCAACAAACAGCTGTAGTTTGTACCTCAGCCTCCTCCAGGGCGGTCTGGATCTCAGacttctctgtctctacagtcttCTTGGCCTTCTCCAGCTCATGGATGCTCTTGCCAGTCTCTCCGATCTGCTCAGTCAGGTCAGATATCTCCTCTGCGCACAGACATACAGGAGCAGTTTAGACTTGGGGGATTTTAAGTGGATATGTCAATGTACTGAAGTTGACATTTAATCATAATAACCATTCATTCATTAACAGCACTTCATATGGTCTTGCAAATCTAATTGCCCTCCACATCCTTTGAGGTTTCAAAGGAATAGTGATcacaggttaaaaaaatatatatattttgaactGTACATGAAAACTCTGAAATGGTGTAATAGTAGTTTTGATGTTTGCAGTTCCCTCCATTTTCAAAACACTAGTCAAACATGAACCAAATAGAACTGCTGTCAAATGCTCACGTTGCaggttcttgttctctctcttcagagtCTCCAGATGATCCAGAGCCTCCTCGTAGGAATTCTTCATCTTGAAGAGTTCAGTGCTCATAGAGCGAGCCTCCTTCTGAGCTCCTTCCAGCTCAGCCTGGCCCTCCTCGTACTTCTGCTTCCACTCTGCCAGAACCTAGGGGAATCAATGGGATTTTCATTAGAAGTCATTGATGAAGAGTTTTGAATCAGAAATACGCTCCAAGTAATCGTAGAGCAGACAGAAAATATCACCCTAGGGTGAGGTTTCTTTGTTTTCACCTTGTCAAAGTTCCTCTGCTTCTTGTCGAGGTTGGCGGCCAATGCGTTGGCTCTCTCAACATCAATCATGaggtcctccacctctccctgcagcCTCTGCTTGGTCTTTTCCAGGGAGGCGCACTTGGAGTTGGTCGCCTCAATGGTCTCCTCAGCATCCTGAAGACGCTGGGCCAGCTTCTTCCTATTGGACAACAGAGGGAGGTTTTAGGGGCTGAAACAAATGTTACAATACATGTTGATGTAACATTTTCTCAGAGCCCAATCCACCATCACCATCAATACCCTATATTTTAGTTTTACTGATCTGTGGGACTCACTtggcctcctccagctcctctgtCCGCTGGATAGCATCAGTTTCATACTTAGTCCTCCACTGAGCCACCTCACTGTTGGCCTTGGACATGCCGCGTTGCAGCTCTGCCTtggcctcctgctcctcctcaaaCTGCTCCCTCAGGAGGTCACAGTCATGGCGGGCAGACTGAACACCGTGGGCCAGTGCATTTTTAGcctgtgagagagaaagacaaagagagattgGAGAGATAGTCAAACAAATTATAGTAGAGCTCTCTGAGGGTGGTGTAGTCACCATGTATATGAAGATATGTCTTTCAACCAGGGTTCTCCAACTGGCGTGGCACGATTTTATTTGGCCCCTCAAGTTTTCTgaataaaataatattttggcGGGGGGGaccataaaagactgtaaaaacaccaacAAATCTGCTCCGTGATTTTAATTTTGTAAACAGACAGATCTATGTGATCAGAGGCGTCATGCCCACAGGGGGCACAGGGGCACGTGtcccctcagatttgtcctgttgttgtttctctgtaatactactagTTACCTTGCAATTTTCTGAAGTTGGCTTTAGTCAGCCCAGATACCGTAGGTTCCCAAAatcccaacctcataactagctaccaagaagccatttcTGGCTATCAATCAAGGTAGAGtggctagcttgtctaactatcttagttTGCATGCCTGCTAGAAAGGCTGATAGACTTaagaaaagcaagcaataactaAATGTACTTGAATGAGTCTCAAATTCCTTTCaacccagattttagcagagatgaagagaagcatatttagtttctttaaaaaaagaaccaccagtcaggaaGACACAGACAGCTGAAGAGGTATGctgagatatgtttttttttttttacaattaattAAGTATAAAGATTACGACGATAGATTGTAGGAAAAGCTGTTTCAATGCAAAAATCTCCAACTTCAGGATAAGGGCCTAACCTGACTGGACCACACCCCCAGCCACCCTCACATCAGATTTTATTTTTGCGTGATCgcatacaaatgtaagcaaggtttgaaatgattatgttttagtcaaatattatatctgtttgtgcTTCTTGCATTCAATtggcagtctacaaatgatttgtaattatgtccTGACCATCCCCACAAGAAAAAAAATCAGCACGcggatgaatctagttgatgatccctgcactaAACTCTGGGGTCGGTGGAGTCCATCTTGGGTCCCTTACCTTGACCTCCTCCTCAATCGCcctcttcagctcctccacctgctGGGTGAAGGCCTGTTTTCCTCTGGTCAGCTGAGACACCAGGGCTTCCTTCTCCTCCAGCTGGCGGCCAAACTCACCTGTAGGGATAGAGGGACATCTTGTTAATGACGTCTTTGTTTTCTAAgattgaaaatgtattttaatgtatCTTGGGGGCAATGTTGTTCGGTGGTGAATAGTACAATAGAAACTATGTGGACCAGTAGAgactcctcagaagaggaaggggaggaccatcctcctcagtgaaattacattgacttcaatacaaaaccaaggaggctcatggttctcacccccttccagaGACTTTCACAGTAATAATGACAACGTACTGCAACCTATCatagctcttgcagcatgaactgacatgttgtccactcaATCAAAGGaccagagaatgaatctagtacagaaagcataagctacagttatctagcactgcagtgcataaaatgtggtgagtagttgactcaaagagagagaaagaacatagTTTAACAGATTAATTACtttaaaaatgaaggagaagcaagagagagagagagatgtatttttttcacttttacttagctagcaaatgcagctaactAGTTTagtctactcaaacacccggctcaaacagagagggatgctatgttagttaGCTGTCTGTGGCTATCCAACAATAGAACTCTTCCAAgccaaggtaagcttttggttttattaatttattgccagcGGGATCCATTGTGTAACtgtaaactgcttgctgactgtactgCATTATTGTAGTGAGTTTACTAAAGTGTTAGTTCCAGTAGCTACGTTGACTAGctatgacgttagctaatatggtgacgtcgatttaggctgtgtgtagtggttagtggttatgCTATGAAgttttggcttggaaagttttttttttttgtctgatcacagacagctgatgtgttttgCACTGAAGTCCAGAAGGTAAAATGTGAGGCGAGAAGGAGTTATACAACGAGcaaaatgatcatgctgtttgtatgtggcttctatgaaagtgaactgtgtttttCGTGTGATCGGGGTATTATTCATTCCGTTGATTTCTGTTGAAAAAcctttcttaaacggaagcaaacggaacaaaattaggataaacatacctgaatttgtccaatagaaactctgaTGGACTAATGATTATAACCTAAATCAGCTGGCTGCAGGCAAGAGTctgcaaggcagtattgaatgaATCACGGTCTCTCATCTCGATTACTCAAATtcttctctcgacctgtgcatatacgttgtaaactgtcattcattggctaggttgtagcaacctcatgatgggtatatggaacatttgagtatcatgtagtactctaaacctatcgatgttacattgagctggatgAATCGAATATGAaagagtcatccaatatgctgtaatagaaataaggccaagcCCCTAAAAAAAATGATCGTCCTCCTTCATCTTAAACATCACCGACCGGCACTAATGTGGACTATGGACATAAATCCCCAACACATTTTATTCTGTTCTACTGAAGGAAAGCATTGGCATATTGTTCATTGTTGATGGTACCATTTTCTGTCAGGAGTCTGGCCCTCTGTCCGCTGATGTCGTTGACCTGGCGTACATTCTCATCATTCTTAGTCTTGAGCTCACTCAGCTGGTCCTCAAGAGTACGGCACATCTTCTCCAGATTGCCCTGTTAGTGAAACATGTACCATCATGACTTTATATATGTGACTCCTGTCAACTTCAGTTCACTTGAATGGTGATGTAGTTGACCCTCCTCAACACTGCTTGATCAAAACATCACTACTCACCTTAGCTTTGGCAACGGCCTCCATGTTGCTAGAGAGGTCATCAATCTCCATCTTGTATTcgctcttctccttctccagcttcTGCTTGACGCGCTGCAGGTTGTCGATCTGCTCCCCGAGCTCAGCCACACTGTCGGCCTGCTTCTTGCGCAGAGCGGCGGCTGTGGCCTCATGCTGCAGGGTGGACTCTTCAAGATCACGACGCAGCTTCTGGAACTCAGCCTCACGCTTCTTGTTCATCTCAATCTGAGCAGCAGTGGCGCCTCCGGCCTCCTCCAGCCTCTCGCTGATCTCCTCAAGTTCCCTGGAGAGATCGGCCCTCTGCTTCTCAACCTTAGCCCTGGCAGCACGCTCAGCCTCAAtttcctcctccagctcctcaaTACGGGCCTAGACCAGGGGTAGGAGCAGGGGATGAACACTACAATACAGTTGAAACAATTAAAGAGCTGGATTGAAACAATTGAAACAATTGAACCTCACAGTAATAATAGTATGTATATTTAGCATTAATGTGTTAATATAAAGACAGTTAATATATTCAGAAGAGTGTCCAATGCAGGCTCCAAACTACCATTTTGAAACACCATCTTTACAACAGCAAGAAGCACCACGTTCCAACTTATTCAGCCATCAGAATCTATCGGGAAAAATGTGTGCTACCAGAATAATGTTTTTCAAGTCTGTGCTTTTCTGTTCTGGAGATTGTACCTGGGTGAGTCTGAAGCTTAGATCCCTAGATCCTCTACTGTACCTGGAGTTCCTTGATCTTCTTCTGCAGCTGAGCTCCCAGAGACTGCTCATCCTCAATCTTGCTGAGGAGCTGAGTGGTCTCAAACTCCTTCCTGAGAAACACAAATTCGCCGATTGCAGAGTTAGTTTTGGTTCGATAGTGTAAAGGGAGAGCATTATACCATTCACATTGCTTTTAAAGgaatactccagcattttggcaATGATGGCCTGtatctacttcctcagagtcagatgaacttgtggataccagtTGTATGTCTCTGCATCCACTATGAAGGAAGTTAGAAGTAGTTTTGCAAGCCAACGCTTACAAGCATGCTAGCAGTTACCATATaattccagtcattgcgctaacagtTAGCAACTTTAAACTGCAtttagagacataaaaatggtattcaCGAGTTCATCTGgatctggggaagtagataaagagcTTCCAAAATCCTGAAGTTTCTCTTTAAGAATCACATGTATATGCTGATTCACAATTACAAGAATTAGCCAAAAACAACCATTATAGCACATAGTACTGTAGTCATTTGTTTGTGTTTACTTCTTGATTTTCTCATCAGCTTGCTGCTTGTCATTCTCCAGGTCCATTATGGACTCCTGGGCCAGTTTCAGATCTCCCTCCAGCTTTCTCTTGGATCTCTCAAGGTCCATACGGAGCTTCTTCTCTTGCTCCAGAGAACCCTCAAGCTAGAAGATAAAAACACATATATTGTTAAAATCTAAACAACTGAAGATAATATCATCTTACATACTATCATGGCCAAAATGTCAAACTCCACTCACGTCGTCCACTTGCTGTTCCAGCTTGGTCTTGGCCTTGGTCAGAGTGTTGACTTTGTCCTCCTCTGCCTGCAGGTCATCCAGTGTCTGCTGGTGTGCCTCTTGGAGGGCTTTCTTCTCCTTGGTCAGCTTGGCAACACTCTCATCCATAGACGCCATCTCCTCTGTCAGGTTTTTAACCTGTAAATGGCCACAACATAATTTTAATTATACATAAGGGGGAGATTTAGATTGTTAAATATTGCATTCATTTAATTTAGATTAGAAATTAATCaacagctactgtactgtagattcaACACTAGATGTCAGTGTTCACCATGCCTATGTTTCGAATGGAAGTCATAAATGAGGGGGAGCAGAACATGCAATGAATGTTGGAAGTACCCCACAACTGAAATTCCACTATTGTGTCTTAATATTTCCTGCACCCACAATACAACTTGAATTCCATTTCTGTTAAGCTATGTTTTGAGTTGAATAATGTTTGGATTATTGTTGGTTAGACTGTCTATGGTAAGATACAAGACCTTGTTTTCAGTGGCGTgcttctccttctccactttggcCAGGGTGAGCTCCAGGTCATCAATGTCCTTCTTCAGCTCAGAGCACTCATCCTCCAGCTTCCTCTTCTTGGCAGTCAACTCAGCATtgatctcctcctcatcctccagccTCTCTGTCGTCTCTTTGAGTTTGGCCTCCAGCTGGATCTTGCTCTTGATGAGCCCCTCACACCTTTCCTCAGCATCGTTCAGACTCTCTCCTTCCTGGTTTCAGAACAGGAGAAAAAAATAATCAGCCTAACTTTATTTATGAAAATATAGACTTAATTTAGTCAAATTGGTCGGACCAAATcattaaatatataaataatatgggCAATAACAGTATGTGTGTTTAAATGTTTGTGTAAATGTGCCCTTATGAAGGTCGTTGCTGACTCACAGATGCTACTTGGAGCGCCAGGTCGTTCTTCTCCTGTGTCAGGGCCACCAACTTCTCCTCCATTTGCTTCTTCGTGGACAGAGCCTTGGCCAGGTCTGCTGTCATCTTCTCATAGTTCTCCTTCATGTTGGCCAGCTCCTTCTCAGTCTCAGCGCTCTGCAGCAGGGGCTTGATCTTGAAGTACAACTTCATCCATGGCCATGTTTTGACATTCATGAATGAGCGGATGTTGTACTGGATGGCGAAGATGGAATCTCTGGTCGACAGAAAGGACAGAGTGGCATGTCAGTGACATCCCACTGGgaacagatgtcagttcaacatctagttttgattcacatttggttgagttgtcaactgacgtgaattcaacgtgaaatcaacaaagtATTTCACCATGTTATTGGTTTTCGGTTAAAAGTTGAGTGAAAAATATGAAATTCCCTAAGTTTGATGATATTTTTGAAATCCACTTTTTTTACAATATTATCACATTACATTTTTTGGTTGATTCACGTTACCATTTTTTTTAACCTATAGGGATGCTTTAAAAAGCGTCTTTCTGGGAGTCAAAGAACAACAAAACCTCTAACCCCTTTTGTTAACAGCTGAGGAATCGGTGTAGGGAAATGTAACCACACTTAAACTCATAGACAGCTATCTAGATGCAACGACTGACAGTCATGCTGAGCTCATGAGGAATTTTATGTTCTTCAAGAATAAATGGATAAATATCACAAATTTAAATGACAATTGAACAGCTGAATCCCAAACTGCAACtataaagctagaatccttagttgccaCATCCATTTCTGGACTAAATTAATTAACCCAAAAGCTTTAGTTGACCATAATAAGATGTACTTTCTCATTCTGAACAACTCACagcatatacagtatgtaatcatAATGCATTAGATACAGGTGGTTGACAGAA
Protein-coding regions in this window:
- the LOC135533151 gene encoding myosin heavy chain, fast skeletal muscle-like, which encodes MSTDAEMQIYGKAAIYLRKSEKERMEAQAAPFDSKNACYVADKAELYLKGLITARADGKCTVTVTNPDGTKDEGKVFKEADIYEMNPPKYDKIEDMAMMTYLNEASVLYNLKERYAAWMIYTYSGLFCATVNPYKWLPVYDAEVVNAYRGKKRMEAPPHIFSVSDNAFQFMLIDKENQSVLITGESGAGKTVNTKRVIQYFATIAVSGGEKKKEVDPSKMQGSLEDQIIAANPLLEAYGNAKTVRNDNSSRFGKFIRIHFQGGKLAKADIETYLLEKSRVSFQLPDERGYHIFFQMMTGHKPEIVEMSLITTNPYDFPMCSQGQIAVASIDDKEELDATDDAITILGFTNEEKIGIYKLTGAVVHHGNLKFKQKQREEQAEPDGTEVADKIGYLLGLNSAEMLKALCYPRVKVGNEYVTKGQTVPQVNNSVMALAKSIYERMFLWMVIRINEMLDTKNPRQFYIGVLDIAGFEIFDYNSMEQLCINFTNEKLQQFFNHTMFVLEQEEYKKEGIVWAFIDFGMDLAACIELIEKPLGIFSILEEECMFPKSSDTTFKDKLYSQHLGKTQAFEKPKPAKGKAEAHFSLVHYAGTVDYNITGWLEKNKDPLNDSVCQLYGKSGVKILAALYPAAPPEDTTKKGGKKKGGSMQTVSSQFRENLHKLMTNLRSTHPHFVRCLIPNESKTPGLMENFLVIHQLRCNGVLEGIRICRKGFPSRIIYADFKQRYKVLNASVIPEGQFMDNKKASEKLLGSIDVNHEDYKFGHTKVFFKAGLLGVLEEMRDEKLATLVGMVQALSRGFLMRREFTKMMERRDSIFAIQYNIRSFMNVKTWPWMKLYFKIKPLLQSAETEKELANMKENYEKMTADLAKALSTKKQMEEKLVALTQEKNDLALQVASEGESLNDAEERCEGLIKSKIQLEAKLKETTERLEDEEEINAELTAKKRKLEDECSELKKDIDDLELTLAKVEKEKHATENKVKNLTEEMASMDESVAKLTKEKKALQEAHQQTLDDLQAEEDKVNTLTKAKTKLEQQVDDLEGSLEQEKKLRMDLERSKRKLEGDLKLAQESIMDLENDKQQADEKIKKKEFETTQLLSKIEDEQSLGAQLQKKIKELQARIEELEEEIEAERAARAKVEKQRADLSRELEEISERLEEAGGATAAQIEMNKKREAEFQKLRRDLEESTLQHEATAAALRKKQADSVAELGEQIDNLQRVKQKLEKEKSEYKMEIDDLSSNMEAVAKAKGNLEKMCRTLEDQLSELKTKNDENVRQVNDISGQRARLLTENGEFGRQLEEKEALVSQLTRGKQAFTQQVEELKRAIEEEVKAKNALAHGVQSARHDCDLLREQFEEEQEAKAELQRGMSKANSEVAQWRTKYETDAIQRTEELEEAKKKLAQRLQDAEETIEATNSKCASLEKTKQRLQGEVEDLMIDVERANALAANLDKKQRNFDKVLAEWKQKYEEGQAELEGAQKEARSMSTELFKMKNSYEEALDHLETLKRENKNLQQEISDLTEQIGETGKSIHELEKAKKTVETEKSEIQTALEEAEGTLEHEESKILRVQLELNQIKGEVDRKIAEKDEEMEQIKRNSQRVVDSMQSTLDSEVRSRNDALRVKKKMEGDLNEMEIQLSHSNRMASEAQKQLRNVQGQLKDAQLHLDDAVRAAEDMKEQAAMVERRNGLMVAEIEELRVALEQTERGRKVAETELVDASERVGLLHSQNTSLLNTKKKLETDLVQVQGEVDDIVQEARNAEEKAKKAITDAAMMAEELKKEQDTSSHLERMKKNLEVTVKDLQHRLDEAENLAMKGGKKQLQKLESRVRELETEVEAEQRRGVDAVKGVRKYERRVKELTYQTEEDKKNVNRLQDLVDKLQMKVKAYKRHAEEAEEAANQHMSKFRKVQHELEEAEERADIAETQVNKLRAKTRDSGKGKEVAE